In Lycium ferocissimum isolate CSIRO_LF1 unplaced genomic scaffold, AGI_CSIRO_Lferr_CH_V1 ctg2593, whole genome shotgun sequence, the genomic window ATATTTtcaaaggggtttttttttttggtcgagTGAAGGTACTCTCTCCTCCTTCTTTGGATCAAAACACGAATATTTATACCGTGATTTCTAGGGTTTTGGGTTTTTGTTTTGCTCCAAgttttgggcgggattttgaATGACTTTGAAGCTGGTCAAATGGACCCGTTATCTGCATGTGATTGCTGCAGATTTATCCCAAAAATGGATCGATTTTCTCTGCCCTTTGGAGGTTTGTTGTGTTTGAAGCGGAAAAATAGAAGGCCCTCTCTCTGTCAACGACAGAGCAAAGCAGAGGTAGGGACGTTGTTATGTGGAAATGGGAAGTCAAGTCTGTGAGGGTGAAAGGGGTTTGTATGTTAGCCGAAAATGGAGGAGAGAGAGGTGAGAAAGACGAAGGAGAGAGAGTGAGAGGAGTGTAGGAGGAGGCGGCTGAGAAGGGttgaagaaagagagaggattaggttttgttgatgatttgtttgggaAGGTGGGCTGgaccgggtcgggtcgggtaaTGGGTTCAAAAGGTGAAATTTCGCCGAAAATTTGTTAATGTTTGTCCGTCGGGTCCGAAATGTGGGCTCAATTTTGACGAATTGGGTTGCAAATCATGAATCTCTTCCTCTCTCGTTTTAATTACCccgggcttctaatttaatgaCTAGTAACtaatacaatatatattacGCGAAgacaaataataattagtatgtaaaagatttaataaagtaaaaattaatttaacgagtacaaattctaaaatgaaatgATGACGAACCATTTAAAATTGTGATCAAgtaatgaaagtaatgttgataGAAAATAGTGAAGATAGCAGTACAAATAGtagcgaaaataaaatatttagatttaattaatttaaaaagcccaaggaaataaattggaatagaggAGGGACGAAATTGTGTGTCAACATTATTTTGCAAAGCAAAGATATCCCTGGCTAAGGGACATTCCTTTCCTCTGGCCAGATATGATTGATTACTTGGAGAGATATTAACTAGTTATGTTGACTATGGTGGTTTACTGGAAAGCTCCTAAAGATAGATGGTTCAAATGCAATACAGATGGGGCATCTAGAGGTAACCTTGATCCTAGTTCTTATAAATTCTGTGTGAGGAATGGGCAAGGTTATATCGTTTATGCTCAACGTGAGGTGATTGGAGAAACAACTAATATAGTTGTTGAGGCAAGAGCAACTCTGGAGGGTTTGAGGTATTGTGTCAGGCAAGAAATCCATCCACTAATATTGGAGACTGATTCATTACTCTTACAAAAGGTGGTGGATGGCATATGGGAAATTCCATGGTGTACCAGCTCAGAAGTGGACAAAATTAAGAAGCTGAAAGATCATTTCAATGGCAAACTTTTTAACTAACTTggcttttgattttgcaggtaccCAGCAATTCTACAATTTCTCTGAACTGCCTAGTGCAGGGAGGAGAATTATCAATTTGCATAAGTAACAAATCCCAAATCTGAGAATTAGAAGTATGCAGAACAGAGGAAACAGTGATGAACAAGTTTGACACTGAGACTCAGGTATGAACATATCTCCAATGTGTGGTATTAGCCTTTGGCTCAACGTATTGAGGATTTTTTCATACTAGAGGACCAGGTCTTACTGTCTAGTCACTAATTTAAGCTCTATCATGTGAAAGTTGGAGTTCTTGTTCGCTAATTTTCCTGAATATGCACGAAACTAGAGTAAAATCTTGTCGGTGATACTTAGGTTAGTCTATAGTCTGAGATATACTCCTGATGGTAAAAACCATGTCCTTCGTGAGAGCATTGAGGGGCATATAAGTGGTGATAACCAAAGATTTTAGACTACTACTTACACATGACAAATTAGATTTATGGTCTTCATATTTGGGAGCCTAGTAAGTCAGATTTTCCAACTGGTTTATCAGATCAACACAAGGAGAATCCAAACAACAAACACAAAGAATAGAAAATGAATTTCTTCAATCTTGCAGTGAAGAAGTAGCTAAGAAACAGAGGATACTCATCAAAGTTTTTTTAGctctaaaaaatttattaaagggAGATGTTGCAGAAGACTCCCCGGAGATCAAGCCACTAGCTGAGATGTTCGAAGATTCGTGGATCGGCAACCAGAGAAGATGATCGGACTTTGATCTAGatttttctatttcttggtatgtGCTGAGttttctttccccttttgtTTTCGTTATTTGTTCAAACATTGCTGATGAGTTTTagtatattaataaaatatatgCCCACTAAGTATTACTTAGTGGTTAATTCAAAAAATCTCGTTAAGTataaaaggtaaagtttaaatttaaattattgtCAAATAAAGAGATGTTTCATTCTTTTTGagactgactaaaaagaaaagtgtgtcacacaatttgggacagagggagtataaattttggataaaagaatttgagatgaacTTGTATAGAAATATTGTAAATCCCTTCATCAAATCAATCAAAACTAATTATCAAATTGAGGTACAACTTTATATTGCAACATAAAGAAATTTTATAGATACTCAATCACATGCATCCAAGTCAAAGGACAAAGTATTTGCTGAAGTATCAAAAGTTAATCCTACACCTTGGAGTTGATTACTTCCTAAAATTGTGACTGATAGATGCCATCCTAGAAAAGCCAAGCAATATTTCCCTCTAATGTGCAGCACAACCCGATCTTGTGTGAGCAGCAATAAGTTATTCGGGTCTTGCCTGCCAAAGTACAACTTCACAACGGGAAATTTTGGTTCAGGACCACTTGGATCCGCTTCATAGCAAGTGTCAAAAGCTCCAAATGGAGCATCCATAGGAATATCTTGTACTTCCTGTCTAAATATGTAACGAAATTCAGTATAAAAATCTTgaggaaaaagggtaaaagtTGTTCCTGTATCAACAATGACCCCACCAGTCATGTCATATCTAAAATTCCACAATGATGGGTTTAGTGGAATTTCCTTATCGTTTATAAAAACTTTATACAGGTTGACgaaataaaatgaagggaaTGCAAAATTTGGTAATAGCTCTGCTGATGTTGTTTTTTTAAAGGACGTTTTGTGGAAGCTAATTGACGATCCTTTCTCGGAAAAAAATCGCGGTAGACACATGGACATTATGTCCGCCTCAAATTGCGTTGGTAAAGAATATCCACCACTCATTCGTCTACGTCCAATGCCAGCAATCCCAGAATATTCACCACTAAAATGTGTTCCACTCGTTTGATCTTTGCCACATCCAAAAATAATCCTTACCGGATTTTGGTCCAAAACAAAAGTAATCACGTCGTCCGCTATCCAACCTTTTGTTCTTGCTCCATCTCCGTAGTTAACATCATAGAGACACTGATTACCGAACGGAGTACATTCATATTTTGAGGACTCGATTAAACAACTTTCAATTTTTACAACGCAATCGAGTTTTCGATATGTTTTCGAATTGGTTGAAACATATAAAGGAGTTTTTTGCTCATAACAACTTTTGGCCTTACATGGACCACATTGCCACCAAACTAAATCACTTCCGGTGTCTATTAGCAGGTAACTTTTAATTTGCTGAGTGCCAAGAGTAAAAGATACAACATACCCACCATTTATGAAATGTGTACTTGTCGTTTTAGGAACCTTTTCGCGAGCCCTGCTCTCATGCGGCCTCATCAGAGTTTCATTCGCACCAATTGCATTGCCATTTTCGGAAATCAATGCCAAATAATTTGCTCTATCTTGACAATGAGTGATCCTACTTTCAAGTAACGAATCGTAATCCTTGAactttgatttttcaaatatatcGCTATTATAAATGGTAAAAGTATGTGATGGCATCGGAGGATCGGTAAGCTTAGTTGGATCAATAGACATAAATCTTTTTTTGGCTTCCATAATATAAGTGGAGTTAAGGGGTGCATTGCCCAAAGCTACAAGCAAAATTGAGTAAACAATTGAAATCAAAAGGAGAATATTGAGGAATTTCTCCATTGGTATTGAagtatttttgttctttctaaTTGCTTGATTAGGTCTGAAATTACGTCTAACCTGCTTACAATCATCTATATATACTAGTTTTATATCTAGGTACCTATTCAATTTAATGTCACATTAAGAAACATTAGATCTAGTTAAATTACAGTGATTGAATTAGCATAGTATGTACAACTATAAAAGTAATAATTAGCTCTCAGTTTAGCCAATATTAAAGattttcccccttttccccTTCTTCCTACAGTGGTAAAGAGGATCAAATTTTGAcatctctttattttttgtcaaatgaataaaatatttctttttcaggAACATCAATTCTAAATTGACAACATGAAATCTCACGATAAGATCATTTGATAGCATTCACCTACTGTAATAACTTTTTACTATAacagacaattttttttaatttaattaatttttgtgtTATCTATAACGACTTTGTACTTATCACCGCATCACCATTATTATTATGGTGCACCTTCAGGAAAAAAATCACCTCTCTATAATCTGTATCATTCTTCCTAAAGTATCtacttatagtatttttattttgtaatagttaaaaaaataatttattaactaTTAATTTTATTGGCCCcacatatttaatatatttataagtCCCAACGAAGAATCTGGAACCAAAAACTCCTGTGAATTTTAGTATCTTTTGAGATTTCAAgttgaaatgattttttttttttttttgcttttatagcataaaaatttgaaaaagcaaTTGTTAGCGTAATTCTTTGTCTTTGATAATCAAATAATATCTAAGTATCAAATGTTATTATATGTCTGTAACATTCGATCGCTATAACAGGCAAAAATATTTCGGACATACGAGAATATTATAGagatatttgaatgtattcacATTTTTAGAAGAATCAATTGACTAGGTAAGGTGCGTTGAGTGTTAACACACCATTCAGTTTATTCAAAAATAAGATACCCAACTTTCTACACATATATGATTGTTATGATATTGTCTTTAAATATAAATACTAAATAGCCATGTAACTTGCTTTCtcagcatttatatatatatatatatatatatatatatatatatatatatatatacatggggaACAGAGACagattttcaaataattttcccagtaatatatatatatacatacatgggGAACAGAGACagattttcaaataattttccCAGTAATAGCAGCATTGGTCTATATTGTGCAATTGTGCTCGATGAGGAACCAACACTGGTGTATATACCTAGTGGTACAAAATATGACCTTTCTCCCCAATACCGTGTTTCATTTGGCATTATATGAGTACTGTTAGACGTATCTATAACGACGTCGTTTTTCCGGATATTGGTTGGGTGCTAAAGTGAAATAATGCCGTTATGaataacatataatataatatagagtTAAAAATCGGATACAAATAAAACTTGTCCGCTATAGAGAAATAGAGAGATTTGACTATGTATTGATTTGCTTCGTCACAAGGTTCAAGTCAAAGTAAATATATCGGAGCGTGCATACCTTTAGGCCATCAGTGcatcaaaatttgaaataattattAGATAGAAGAATAAGATGAATTTGTATTGAAATATCTATAATCATCCCTTCATCAAATCAAAACTAATTATCAAATTGGGGTACAACTTTAGATTGCAACATctagaaattttataaatacagtcaaacctctctataatagcaTGGTTGGGTCCGAAATTTTTCAGTTGTTTTAGAGAATGgatgttatacacctataacagcattgacatttaaataatatttcactgTTATTGGCAAAAAAGAtgtataaaatctaattttcatttttaattgtcaaattctaagcttaatcacactttgtataacgaaggaaaattgaatatatatatatatatatatatttaatgatatataaatatatatatatatatatatatattttttgtcataaatagtgcattaaatgatcaaatatttgatcaaaatttctatttattattggtaatcatagatattctatttttataaagatggttaattaatt contains:
- the LOC132043574 gene encoding aspartic proteinase nepenthesin-2-like; the encoded protein is MEKFLNILLLISIVYSILLVALGNAPLNSTYIMEAKKRFMSIDPTKLTDPPMPSHTFTIYNSDIFEKSKFKDYDSLLESRITHCQDRANYLALISENGNAIGANETLMRPHESRAREKVPKTTSTHFINGGYVVSFTLGTQQIKSYLLIDTGSDLVWWQCGPCKAKSCYEQKTPLYVSTNSKTYRKLDCVVKIESCLIESSKYECTPFGNQCLYDVNYGDGARTKGWIADDVITFVLDQNPVRIIFGCGKDQTSGTHFSGEYSGIAGIGRRRMSGGYSLPTQFEADIMSMCLPRFFSEKGSSISFHKTSFKKTTSAELLPNFAFPSFYFVNLYKVFINDKEIPLNPSLWNFRYDMTGGVIVDTGTTFTLFPQDFYTEFRYIFRQEVQDIPMDAPFGAFDTCYEADPSGPEPKFPVVKLYFGRQDPNNLLLLTQDRVVLHIRGKYCLAFLGWHLSVTILGSNQLQGVGLTFDTSANTLSFDLDACD